TAAATATCGATGAGGAATGCGTAGTCTTCGCTTCTTTCTGTATAGAGAAGGGCTTGTTTGTACTGTTTGAGGGCTTGTTTGAGTTCGTTTTGACTGGCAAAGTTTTGGGCGATCTGGATGAAGGCGTTGGCGATTTGGGTGTTTTGTTTGATGGTTTTTCCGGTGAGGGACGCGGGAAGGGGGATGGGGAACTTTTGGGCGAGGGTTTCGGCGCGGTTTTTGAGGGCGCGGTTGGGGCGGAGGTCTTCTTTTTTGAGGGACTTGCGGGTCAAGGGGCAGGTGGAGCTGTTTTTGAGATGCATCTCGATGGCTTCTCTTTCGAAGGTGTGGCCATCGTTGGTGATGACAGGGTCTTTGAAGAGATCGAGGGTGAGGGGACAGAGAAGATCATCGGGATAGTCGGCTTCTTTTTGGGAAAGAAGGAGGGCTTTAAGATGGGAAATCCCCTGCCGAATGAGGGGGAGGAGACTCTGCGAGGAGTTGGAGCTGGAGGAAGCGGCGCTACTTTGGGTGGGGAAAAGGACTTCATGGGGCTGTCCTTCCTTTTCAACAACATGGGGGATCTCCCCTTTTCTAAGGAGGGCTTTGATCTGCTTTTTGGGGGTTTGGTTGCTGCTGCTGGATGAGGTGGACACCACCAGATTGAAGGTTTTTTGGAGGTTGGGGCTGGAGACTTCGACCTCTATTTCTTTTCCACTTCGGAATGACAGCTGGTACTTAGGGGTAAAGTAGGTGGCAAAGGGGACGGGATTGGAATTTGACAAAATAGATTGGCTCATAATGGCTCTCCTTAATTAAAAATAAAACACATGTTTTATTCTGAAAGAATTTTTGTAAAGGAAAAAGATTGACAAATAGCTTTTTCTTAAGTATCACGTAGCCTATGGAAACATTCTCTCAGGCTTATGTACAAGCAGATTTTTTCGGGAAGTTGATCTTCTTTGCCCTCTTCCTCCTTTCTTGTGGCTGCTGGGTTTTTGCAATCCAAAAGTTTTTGCTTCTTAAAAGGGTGAAACTCTCAGCAAAACACTTTCAGAAAATTGCCGCAATGCGGAAGGAAGAAATTCTAAATGTCAATGCGCAATCGAAAAGCCCTTTTGCAGTTTTATACAACGTTTTGAAGGAAAAAACGCTTGCGATCCTTGATAAAAACCGCTTTTTTTCGGGAGAAAATCCGAACTACCTCTCCAATGCTGATGTGGAGTTTCTCGACTCTCATCTGCATGCCGCGATTACAAAAGAGCGGGAAAGGATTGAGCGAAACTTTTTTGTTCTCCCGATGGCTACAACACTCGCCCCTTTCTTAGGTCTTCTGGGAACGGTTTGGGGAATTTTAATTACGTTTGGGGAGATGCAAGCAGGTCATGCGATCACCTCGAATAGCGCCGTTTTAGGGGGGCTTTCAACAGCTCTTACAACAACGGTTTTGGGGCTTTTAGTCGCTATTCCAACCCTCGTTGCCTATAGCTACTTAAAAAATGCAAGTCGCCGCTTTGCGATAGAGATGGTCGATTTCAGCCATTTCCTCCTTTCAACAGTGGAACTTCAATACCGGAAAGTCGATGTCGATCCGTAAAACCCTTTCGATGATTCATTCGGAGGAGGAGGTAAAAACAGATATCAATCTGACTCCCCTTATCGATGTGGTTTTTGTTGTTTTGATCCTCTTTATTTTGGTCGCTCCCCTTTTGGATATCGACCGGGTCGATTTAGCCCCTGCGGGAGGGGTCAAGAAAATGGAGATGGCCCCTTTTCAAGAAACGAGTCCGGTTCAAATCCATGTCTATGATGACAACTCTATTTGGCTCAACGGAAACCCTTTAACAATAGAGGAGCTTGCAACCTACTTAAGGGATGCTTACGCTGTAAACCCAGGGACGCGCCCTCAAGTTTACCATGATCGAAAGGCCTATTTTGGCACCTACCAGGCGGTAAAAAATGTGGTTGAGGCGGCTGGCTATCCCTCTCTTGATGTGATTTTAAAGCCGGGGTGAAAATGAACCGCCGACTCATTGTGATTTCCTCGTGCGTGGTCGCTTTCCACCTCTTTGTCTTCTTCTTTAACTTCGGGAAGGGGCGAGAAATCTCTGCTCCAAAACAATCGATGATCGTCCATACCTATGCACCGCCACCTCCTCCAAAGCCTAAACCACAGCGCAAACCTGCTCCTCGCCCTAGGAAAAAAGTGGGTCTAAATGCGGTTAAAGAGGCGCTCTCGAAGATTGAACTGCAAGCTCCTCCAGAGGTGAACCTGACCCTGCCCCAAAATATTGCTTCGCTCCAGATCGATCAGCCGGAAAAAGAGGAGTCGCAAGATTATTTGCTCCTTTTGGCCCATTTTCTAAAAAGAGCTCTTGAACTTCCAACGTATGGTGAGGTAAAATTGGAGCTAACAGTCGGGAAAAAGGGACAGGTGCTCAAAGTTCACGTTCTGCAAGCGGTTTCTGAAAAGAATCGGCGCTATTTAGAACGAAAACTTCCTCAGCTCGTCCTCCCCCCTTTTAATGAGGAATTGAAAAACGAAAACATTCATACGTTTACCCTTACATTTTGCAATCAAGCTTAGTCTTCTTCTCATGTTAACGCTCTATGGAGAAGAAAAAGAGCTTGTCATTCCGCTAGCGACACGAAGCTTTTTGTCTTCGGTCTACCTGAATTCCCCATTAAACAAAGAGCTTTCAGATGTTTTAGCTTTCGATCTTAATAATAATGGATCGACCTATATCACCGATCAAGAGACGAGTGATTTTCGAGTTGACATTGAAAAAATGGGGAAGAGTTTTCGAGCGGTTGTTTCCCTTGCCAGAAAAGAGATGACAAAATCGTTTGGTCCTTACCGGCTTTCGGGAAATTTTGCTTCCGATCGGCGGGTCATTCATCAGTTTTCTGATGAGGTTACCGCGCTTGTTTCGGGAAAAGCTGGGATTGCTTCGTCAAGGATCTTGTATGCACTGCAGGTCCCCGAAGGGACCCAGTGGAAGTCTGAAATTTGGGAAGCCGACTATGATGGAAAAAATAAAAGGCAGATCACTCGAGAAAAAAGTTACTGCATTACCC
The sequence above is drawn from the Candidatus Neptunochlamydia vexilliferae genome and encodes:
- a CDS encoding MotA/TolQ/ExbB proton channel family protein gives rise to the protein METFSQAYVQADFFGKLIFFALFLLSCGCWVFAIQKFLLLKRVKLSAKHFQKIAAMRKEEILNVNAQSKSPFAVLYNVLKEKTLAILDKNRFFSGENPNYLSNADVEFLDSHLHAAITKERERIERNFFVLPMATTLAPFLGLLGTVWGILITFGEMQAGHAITSNSAVLGGLSTALTTTVLGLLVAIPTLVAYSYLKNASRRFAIEMVDFSHFLLSTVELQYRKVDVDP
- a CDS encoding ExbD/TolR family protein: MSIRKTLSMIHSEEEVKTDINLTPLIDVVFVVLILFILVAPLLDIDRVDLAPAGGVKKMEMAPFQETSPVQIHVYDDNSIWLNGNPLTIEELATYLRDAYAVNPGTRPQVYHDRKAYFGTYQAVKNVVEAAGYPSLDVILKPG